A DNA window from Coffea arabica cultivar ET-39 chromosome 6c, Coffea Arabica ET-39 HiFi, whole genome shotgun sequence contains the following coding sequences:
- the LOC113694966 gene encoding protein RGF1 INDUCIBLE TRANSCRIPTION FACTOR 1 isoform X1 — MQDTMLVPPWLEPLLNTGFFSVCRTHGDAARSECNMYCLDCNEDAFCFYCRSSKHKDHQVIQIRRSSYHDVVRVSEIQKVLDVSGVQTYVINSARVLFLNQRPQPKTGKGVSHICEICGRSLLDPFRFCSLGCKLVGIKRNGDASFTLDAKNEAVAAGRGEGISSRGVSMSSSKEEGELREGTQNDICPATPPPPPSTARRRKGIPHRAPFRS, encoded by the exons ATG CAGGACACAATGTTGGTCCCTCCTTGGCTAGAACCGCTGCTAAACACCGGCTTCTTCTCGGTGTGCCGCACGCACGGCGATGCCGCCAGGAGCGAATGCAACATGTATTGCCTGGACTGCAATGAGGACGCATTTTGCTTCTACTGCCGCTCCTCCAAACACAAAGACCATCAGGTTATTCAG ATAAGGAGGTCGTCGTATCATGATGTGGTGAGAGTTTCAGAGATTCAAAAGGTGTTGGATGTAAGCGGGGTACAGACATACGTGATAAACAGtgcgagggttttatttctgaATCAGAGGCCGCAGCCTAAAACCGGCAAGGGAGTATCCCACATTTGCGAAATCTGCGGGAGGAGCCTTTTGGACCCGTTTCGATTCTGTTCATTGGGATGTAAG CTTGTAGGAATAAAGAGGAATGGCGATGCAAGCTTTACCTTAGATGCAAAGAATGAGGCAGTGGCAGCGGGAAGAGGTGAAGGGATATCGTCAAGAGGAGTGTCAATGTCTTCATCAAAAGAAGAAGGAGAATTGCGTGAAGGCACACAAAATGACATATGCCCGGCCACGCCTCCTCCGCCTCCTTCAactgcaaggagaagaaaaggcATTCCCCATAGAGCGCCCTTCCGCTCCTAA
- the LOC113694966 gene encoding protein RGF1 INDUCIBLE TRANSCRIPTION FACTOR 1 isoform X2, producing MDTMLVPPWLEPLLNTGFFSVCRTHGDAARSECNMYCLDCNEDAFCFYCRSSKHKDHQVIQIRRSSYHDVVRVSEIQKVLDVSGVQTYVINSARVLFLNQRPQPKTGKGVSHICEICGRSLLDPFRFCSLGCKLVGIKRNGDASFTLDAKNEAVAAGRGEGISSRGVSMSSSKEEGELREGTQNDICPATPPPPPSTARRRKGIPHRAPFRS from the exons ATG GACACAATGTTGGTCCCTCCTTGGCTAGAACCGCTGCTAAACACCGGCTTCTTCTCGGTGTGCCGCACGCACGGCGATGCCGCCAGGAGCGAATGCAACATGTATTGCCTGGACTGCAATGAGGACGCATTTTGCTTCTACTGCCGCTCCTCCAAACACAAAGACCATCAGGTTATTCAG ATAAGGAGGTCGTCGTATCATGATGTGGTGAGAGTTTCAGAGATTCAAAAGGTGTTGGATGTAAGCGGGGTACAGACATACGTGATAAACAGtgcgagggttttatttctgaATCAGAGGCCGCAGCCTAAAACCGGCAAGGGAGTATCCCACATTTGCGAAATCTGCGGGAGGAGCCTTTTGGACCCGTTTCGATTCTGTTCATTGGGATGTAAG CTTGTAGGAATAAAGAGGAATGGCGATGCAAGCTTTACCTTAGATGCAAAGAATGAGGCAGTGGCAGCGGGAAGAGGTGAAGGGATATCGTCAAGAGGAGTGTCAATGTCTTCATCAAAAGAAGAAGGAGAATTGCGTGAAGGCACACAAAATGACATATGCCCGGCCACGCCTCCTCCGCCTCCTTCAactgcaaggagaagaaaaggcATTCCCCATAGAGCGCCCTTCCGCTCCTAA